Genomic DNA from Candidatus Paceibacterota bacterium:
GCGCGCAAAGGAAAACAGCAGGAATGGGCCAAAGCCAATCCGGACCTGGCCAGGAAACTCGATCTCTTCCTGTCGGGCAAGTTGCCGCCCTTGGACTTCGAGGAAATCACCCACAAACCCGACATCGCTACCCGCGCCGCTTCGGGCTCGGTGCTGGGCTGGCTGGCCAGGAAAGTGGAAAACCTGATTGTTGCATCGGCGGATCTATCCAACAGCGACAAGACGGACGGCTTCTTGAAGCAGACCAGGCAGTTTACCAAGGGCGACTTCGGCGGGGCCTTCCTGCAGGCCGGGGTCAGCGAGTTGACGATGGCCGCGCTCTGCAACGGCATGGCGCTGCATGGAGGCGTCGTGGCTGCGTGTGGCACGTTCTTCGCGTTCAGCGACTACATGAAGCCCGCGGTTCGCCTGTCGGCGTTGATGGGGCTGCCGGTGAAGTTCATTTGGACCCACGACGCGTTCCGCGTGGGCGAGGACGGACCCACACATCAACCGGTGGAACAGGAAGCGCAAATCCGCCTGCTGGAACACCTCAAGAACCATAAGGGCCAAATGAGCCTCATGGCCCTGCGCCCGGCCGATGCAGCCGAAACGTCAGTGGCCTGGAAGATGGCGCTGGAGAACACCGGGACGCCCACGGCCTTGATCCTTTCCCGCCAGAACATCAAAGACGTGCCCGCCAAGGCGGGGTCCACTCGTTACCGGGATGCGTTGCAGGCAGGCAGGGGCGCCTACATTGCGCTCGACTGCAATGGAGTCCCGGATGTCGTGCTCGTCGCCAGCGGATCGGAAGTATCCACACTTATCGGCGGTGCTGAACAACTCACGGCGAAGAACGGTCTTAAGGTGCGCGTGGTATCGGTTATTTCGGAAGGCCTGTTCCGCCAGCAATCGCCGGAATACCAGTCGAGCGTGCTTCCGCCGCATTTGCCGACCTTTGGCCTAACCGCCGGTCTGCCTGTTACGCTGTTGGGCCTGGTCGGCCCCCGAGGCAGGACCTGGGGTCTTGATACCTTTGGATACTCTGCCCCCGCCAAGGTGCTCGATGAGAAGCTGGGCTTTACTCCCGCCAACGTCTGCACCCAGGTCGTGAAATATTTGGCCGACTATCAGAAAAGCGGGATTACTCCTGCGCTACCCTGACAGACTGTGCGGAGTCGCCTTGGCGTTACCGCGGGGTGAGCACCCCGAATTGAACTCGACACGCCAACCA
This window encodes:
- a CDS encoding transketolase, producing the protein MHNTVTNRAADNIRILSAAMVEKAKSGHPGGAMGGADFINILFTEFLRYDPSDPTWHMRDRFFLDPGHMSPMLYSVLALSGNYTLDELKNFRQWGSPTPGHPELEVGRGVENTSGPLGQGHASAVGAAIAERFLCARFGEWMSHKTFAFISDGGIQEEISQGAGRIAGFLGLSNLIMFFDSNDIQLSTSTDAVTHEDTAKKYEAWGWRVTTIDGNNPDQIRAALNWAIAEKEKPSLIIGKTIMGKGAVKADASSFERQCATHGMPLGEAGASFEKTIANLGGDPAAPFAIFPEVAELYQQAKAQKAAEAKARKGKQQEWAKANPDLARKLDLFLSGKLPPLDFEEITHKPDIATRAASGSVLGWLARKVENLIVASADLSNSDKTDGFLKQTRQFTKGDFGGAFLQAGVSELTMAALCNGMALHGGVVAACGTFFAFSDYMKPAVRLSALMGLPVKFIWTHDAFRVGEDGPTHQPVEQEAQIRLLEHLKNHKGQMSLMALRPADAAETSVAWKMALENTGTPTALILSRQNIKDVPAKAGSTRYRDALQAGRGAYIALDCNGVPDVVLVASGSEVSTLIGGAEQLTAKNGLKVRVVSVISEGLFRQQSPEYQSSVLPPHLPTFGLTAGLPVTLLGLVGPRGRTWGLDTFGYSAPAKVLDEKLGFTPANVCTQVVKYLADYQKSGITPALP